The segment ACATTGGGACGCCGCCCAATTCCGTGACATCATCACAAAAGAACCAGCACGCGAAGAATAAGAAAGCCCTGGTACCTAATTGAGCTAAAGGGGTAACACTTTCATGTCAAGAAGAATAATAATTGATCCCTTAACACGAGTAGAAGGTCACCTGGGAATTGAGGTGGAAGTTCATAATGGGAAGGTAATAAATGCCCGCTGCAAGGGAAACATGTTCCGCGGCTTCGAGATAATCTTGAGAGAAAGAGATCCTCGCGATGCGCTGCATCTCACGCAAAGAATATGCGGTGTATGCTCTTCTTCTCACGGCAGTGCAAGTGCGATCTGTTTGGAAAATGCCTTTAATGTAACACCGCCGGATAATGCAAGGATTATCCGAAATTTGGTCGCGGGGGCTGACTTCCTTCATTCGCATATACTTCATTTTTATATCTTGGGAGCACTGGATTATGCCAGGGGTCCCTATGCCCCGCCTTACATCCCTCGCTATAAGGGAGATTATCGCTTGCCCAAGGAAGCAGATAGGGTTTTTAGGGAGCATTATCTCAAAGCCCTTACTATTCGCAGATTGGCGCATGAGTTGCGTGCAATATGGGCAGGAAAGGCTCCCCACCATACAGGTTTTGTGGTAGGTGGGGTTACGCAACGACCCAGTGCGGAAAGCATCAGTGCCTGTTCATCGAGATTGATTCAAATACAAGATTTCATTGAAAATACGTATATACCCGATGTCACAGCTGTTGCCCGTGCATACGAAGATTACAGGCATATTGGCGGAGGATATGGGAATCTTCTCTGTTTTGGGGGTTTTAATCTGGATAGCGAAGGGACAAAGAAATTTTTTGCAGCAGGTGCGTACATAGGGAGCAGTTATGTAGAGGTAGATCCCAATATGATAACCGAATATATTTCTTATTCCCGGTATAACGACCACACGAGCGGAAGAAATCCGGCAGATGGAGAGACCCTGCCAGAGCCGAAAAAGGAGAGAGCGTACAGCTGGCTGAAGGCCCCTCGATACAATCGTCAGCCAGCTGAAGTAGGGCCTTTAGCAAGAATGTGGATAAAAGGTGTTCATCGAGAAAGGATATCCGTAATTGACAGGCACATAGCCCGGGCCCTGGAGGCAAGAGAAATCGCTACCGCTTTAGGGGAGTGGTTAGAAGAAATTAGAATTGGCGAGCCAATATACACGGAAGCAAGCGTACCGGATGAGGCTGTCGGTGTGGGATTGACAGAAGCGCCCCGTGGAGCTTTGGGACATTGGTTAAGGATAGAGAATTCTAAGATAGCTCATTATCAGATTGTCACACCTTCTACTTGGAATATTTCACCCCGTGATGATGAAGGTATTCGCGGACCACTTGAAGAAGCATTGATTGGCACCCCTGTCGATGATCCAGATAATCCGATAGAATTGGGTAGAGTGGTTCGTTCTTTTGACCCATGTATTGCCTGCTCTATCCACCTTATAAAACCTAATGGGGAGCTACGGGAATATCGCGTAGCTTAGCTACAATGGTACTAATAATTGGTTGTGGGAACATCCTTCTTGGAGACGAAGGGATAGGGGTTCATCTCATCAAGGAGCTCAAGAAAGCAAGGCTGCCTGATACTATTGAGCTTCTTGATGGAGGAACGGCGGGATATGATCTTATTCCTTATATTGAGGCGGCAGAAAAGGTAATCATTGTGGATTCTGTTAAAGGAAATGGGAAGGCGGGCGAGATTTATAGATTTACCCCCCATGATTACAAAGAGGAATCATGCGCCAGCCTTTTTTCCTTACATGAAACTAGTTTAAAAGATGTATTTATAACAATGGAGCATCTAGACATCCAAAAAGAGATTTTTATTTTTGCAGTAGAGCCCGAGAAGGTAGAGGCAAGAATAGGCTTGTCGAAGAAGCTACAAAATCTACTCCCTGATCTTGCAAAGTTAGTTATTGAAGAATCAAATGTCTCAGAAAGAAATACGAAAAGGTGATTCTAATTTTGTAGTGCCCATTGGCGAGCCAAATGTTTTATTCGCTCAATATAATTGAACTTACTGCGCGCGCCTTTGAAACTTTACCGACCCGACAAGGTCGGGACGAAAATAAAAACTGCCTTTCCGGCCCCCTAAAAATTGGGTCAGAAAAGCAGTTCGAAGCTAATCCTGCGGCAACTTCGTTTTCCTCAACCAGAAACTCGCGACCAGAAACTGTTTTTGCTGTAGTAATGGCGACCCAAACGGTTGCCCGTTGGAACCAGATTATCACGTGGCTGGGGGAAGTCAATATCATGCGGGAAGCTACGGCAGCTTGCGGAGTGTAGGGCCTTATTTCCCCTACTTCCTCCCCTGATAAGAATATCCCTCTCCTATTTGGAACCAAGATATTGACATCTATACGGGGTATTTCAGTGAGAAGAGCTGCTGCTGCAGGTCACCAACTCTACTGATGACCAGTGCGATTTTGAAGTCCCCTCCCCCGCCCCTCGCCTAGTGCACCGTCACGTCCGTCACCGCCGCATACCCCTCGATCGGGACGAGGGGATCAAAGCCCGCAGGAACGAGCTCCACCACGACGGTGTACTCCCCTGAGGCCCTGCGAGGAATCGTCAGGTTGAGAAGGCGGGCGGTGTACGCCGCAGAGAGCTTGGGGACGTTCCTGACGAGCGGGTGGGTGCCTCTCTGGAGCGCGGTCGGCTTGCCGAGCGTGAACGAGTGCGCGGAGGGGCCGGGGCCGAAGATGCAGCCCCACGCGTCGAACTTCTGCGTGATCGGCTGCACCACTACGTCCACGGTGAAGGTGTCCCCGGCCGCCGGCGTGAGCGAGCTGCACGTCACGCTGAGAGCAGGCGTGGGTGTCGGCGGGGGCGCGGCGAGGTACTCGATACAGTTCTCGAGCAACTTCTCCATGTCGGGGCCGAAAAGCTCCGGGGTGATCCCGAGGAGGATCGTCCGCCCTCCGTTGCCTATGACGATCGCCGCCTGGTAATCCGCGGCCGCCGGGGTGTATCCGGCCACTGCGGTCGCGTCATCGCACGGCTGGAGATAAAACCCGTCAACGGTTGAGGGGGAATCCCCCCCTACCGGCATGAGGTTGGGGATGGCGTTCGGCGTGGTGAGGAGGGGGTTTGCGGGTTCCCACCGCAGCACGGGGATCGGAGTCGTGTAGCTGTAATCGCTGGGCCGCATGTTCGCCCCGAGGATGTTCGCGAGCGCCCAGTCCATGTCCCAGTAGTTCACTGCGCAGCGGCCGCCTTTCCCGATGTAGTTCATGAGGGAAACGAGCGTGCTGTCGTCAAAAGTGCCGTCATAATTATCAACCAGCACCAGGCCCCATTCCGTCCCGCCCGTCAGGGCCGCGTGGAAATCAGTGACGTTGCTGGTCTTGGTAAACGTGTATCCCCGGGCGTTGAGCGCCGCCGGGTAATACGCAGGTATCCCGGCGGGTATGTTGAGCAGCAGGATGTTCGGGGCGGCCGTCACGGACGCTGCCGCCGTGAGAATCAATACTGGTACAAGGATTGTGATCGCTCTCATGATGCGCGGCCTCCTTTACCCGTTGAGAATGGTACATTCCGCCCATATGACGGGCGCGCGATAACGGGGGTCAAGTCCTCATTTGCTGCATAGTGGTTTTGCTGCTGTTTTGCCTTTATCCAGCAACGAGCAACTATTGCGCGTCACCACTATTTCCTCACCTAAGCAGTACATGCCTCTTGGGTTTGGAACCATAGATATAATATCAATTGGGGTGGGCAAAAACAATTGACTATCACAGATATATTGTTGTTTCCGGCTACTTTGGATAGAATTTACATTCGGAAGGGAAGTTGACAGCCTGGTGGCTGGAACAAAGCAGGTACATAATGAGGACAGCGGGAATGAAGGAGAAGTGCAGAAGAAAGACGGTCGCGGAAAGGCGCAATTACTTGATTCTGACTGTGGATCAGGCAAAGGCCGTCGTTCTTGAATGGTTGCGCCAGATAAGGTTGGAGAGAGCCACGCGCTTCGGCCTACCAGAGGTTGAGCGGGCCGTTTGGGGTCAAATCTTTATCCTTGACAATTGGAAGCATCTTGAAGTGCCGGCGTTTTCTTGACAAGGCACTTCGGCTCATTCAGCCTCCGGCTTCATTCGCTCAGTGCCAAAATAAAAAGAGCCCACATCAGGGCTCTTTTTATTTTGCCGACCCATACGGTTGCCAATTGGAACCATATAGTCGCTTGGCTTCGGGGAATCAATATCATTCGGGAAGCAGAAGTGTCTTGCGCGGTCTAAAAGCTCCTCCCACCTGCTTCCTCACCTGCTCAGAACATCCTTCTTACCTTTGGAACCACGATTATAGCGAAATATATATTGCCCGCCCCCCCCGTGTATGGTATTCATGGTGTGGATAATGGCTTGTGACCCTGCTGGGCGCGACCGAGTCGAAAGAGGGGAGCAGCGCAAACCGAGGGAGGAAGAGATGAGGGCAAAGCTGATCATGGCATTGAGCGCGGCGGTTATGATTTCGGCGATATCCTTAACATTTGGCCAGCTCATGATCAGCCCATGGCCGATGTTCCATCAAAATGCCAAGCACACGGGCCTGAGCATTTATTCGGGGCCTCCGACAGTCTCTATCGCATGGAGTTATCGAACGGGGGATGAGCTGGAATCATCTCCTGCCATAGGCTCTGACGGGAGAGTCTGCGTGGGATCTTATGACAACAATGTGTATGCCCTTACTTCGACAGGTTCACTTACATGGTCATATGTGACGAATGGCAATGTGCAGTCATCTCCCGCCATTGGCTCTGACGGGAGAGTCTCCGTGGGGTCAAGTGACAACAATGTGTATGCCCTTACTTCGATAGGTTCACTTACATGGTCCTATGTGATGGTGGACGAGGTGGCGGCAGACGCAGTGTATTCATCTCCTGCCATAGGCACTGACGGAACAGTCTTCGTGGCGTCTAAGAAACAGAGGGTATGTGCCCTCACTCAGACAGGTTCACTTACATGGTCCTATAGGACGAGCAACGAGGTGAGATCATCTCCTGCCATAGGCTCTGACGGGAGAATCTATGTGAAGTCCTTTGATAAGAGCCTCTACGGCCTCAATTCGACAGGTTCACTTACATGGTCCTATATGACGGGAAGCCCGGGAAGCGATGCCTATGAGGAATCATCTCCTGCCATAGGCTCTGACGGGAGAATTTACGTGGGGGCAGGTGACAACAATCTGTATGCCCTTACTTCGACAGGTTCACTTACATGGTCCTATGCGACGGGATTGCATGTTAATTCATCTCCTGCCATAGGCTCTGACGGGAGAGTATACGTGGGGTCTTATGACAACAATGTGTATGCCCTTACTTCGACAGGTTCACTTACATGGTCCTATGTGACGGGACTGGATATTTATTCATCTCCTGCCATTGGCTCTGACGGGAGAGTCTACGTAGGGTCAACGGATTACAGGGTGTATGCCCTCAATTCGACAGGTTCACTTACATGGTCCTATGCGGCGTGGCGGGAGATTTGGTCATCTCCTGCCATAGGCTCTGACGGGAGAGTATACGTGGGGTCTTATGACACAGTGATCTACGAGTTTCAAAGCGAGCCATCGGCAACG is part of the Candidatus Auribacterota bacterium genome and harbors:
- a CDS encoding nickel-dependent hydrogenase large subunit is translated as MSRRIIIDPLTRVEGHLGIEVEVHNGKVINARCKGNMFRGFEIILRERDPRDALHLTQRICGVCSSSHGSASAICLENAFNVTPPDNARIIRNLVAGADFLHSHILHFYILGALDYARGPYAPPYIPRYKGDYRLPKEADRVFREHYLKALTIRRLAHELRAIWAGKAPHHTGFVVGGVTQRPSAESISACSSRLIQIQDFIENTYIPDVTAVARAYEDYRHIGGGYGNLLCFGGFNLDSEGTKKFFAAGAYIGSSYVEVDPNMITEYISYSRYNDHTSGRNPADGETLPEPKKERAYSWLKAPRYNRQPAEVGPLARMWIKGVHRERISVIDRHIARALEAREIATALGEWLEEIRIGEPIYTEASVPDEAVGVGLTEAPRGALGHWLRIENSKIAHYQIVTPSTWNISPRDDEGIRGPLEEALIGTPVDDPDNPIELGRVVRSFDPCIACSIHLIKPNGELREYRVA
- a CDS encoding hydrogenase maturation protease — encoded protein: MVLIIGCGNILLGDEGIGVHLIKELKKARLPDTIELLDGGTAGYDLIPYIEAAEKVIIVDSVKGNGKAGEIYRFTPHDYKEESCASLFSLHETSLKDVFITMEHLDIQKEIFIFAVEPEKVEARIGLSKKLQNLLPDLAKLVIEESNVSERNTKR
- a CDS encoding PQQ-binding-like beta-propeller repeat protein, whose product is MRAKLIMALSAAVMISAISLTFGQLMISPWPMFHQNAKHTGLSIYSGPPTVSIAWSYRTGDELESSPAIGSDGRVCVGSYDNNVYALTSTGSLTWSYVTNGNVQSSPAIGSDGRVSVGSSDNNVYALTSIGSLTWSYVMVDEVAADAVYSSPAIGTDGTVFVASKKQRVCALTQTGSLTWSYRTSNEVRSSPAIGSDGRIYVKSFDKSLYGLNSTGSLTWSYMTGSPGSDAYEESSPAIGSDGRIYVGAGDNNLYALTSTGSLTWSYATGLHVNSSPAIGSDGRVYVGSYDNNVYALTSTGSLTWSYVTGLDIYSSPAIGSDGRVYVGSTDYRVYALNSTGSLTWSYAAWREIWSSPAIGSDGRVYVGSYDTVIYEFQSEPSATPTGTPTNTPTITPTQTPTQTPTITSTPTNTPTATPTGTPTDTPTITPTVPTPTPTAQMSPTSTPSATPSATGAPTATPIPPLIIVPGALTAGQTFSLYVALTEDITQPFDFYILADTPAGPYTLYLNGKIKKGITPLYKNVKSFTKDFITTVRSAVKIPLSMKGKTITFYTVAVNAGKKPPVRKLSELTPTTKYVNLMAKAAAVVN